A window from Nocardioides mesophilus encodes these proteins:
- a CDS encoding TetR/AcrR family transcriptional regulator — MVTAPTRSPRRAAPLSAEDRRKAIVDAVVPLLIEHGESVSTRQIARAAGIAEGTIFRVFPDKSALLMAAAEETLNPSDGREGLAAAVAGLDDLHEVVRVVTEQMFVRSEQVMAVLMALRTMMATAARADHDHGRAGSHGPPGFVVEAHRALLERLTEVFEPFRDQLTVPPERAALLLRTLVLGSRHPGMQAEDRLSADEVAEVLLHGIRREGGR; from the coding sequence ATGGTCACCGCTCCGACGCGCAGCCCGCGCCGTGCCGCCCCGCTGAGCGCCGAGGACCGCCGCAAGGCGATCGTCGACGCCGTCGTCCCGTTGCTCATCGAGCACGGCGAGTCGGTCAGCACCCGGCAGATCGCCCGGGCGGCCGGCATCGCCGAAGGCACGATCTTCCGGGTCTTCCCCGACAAGTCCGCGCTGCTGATGGCCGCCGCCGAGGAGACCCTCAACCCCTCCGACGGCCGCGAGGGTCTCGCCGCCGCGGTGGCCGGCCTCGACGACCTGCACGAGGTGGTCCGCGTGGTCACCGAGCAGATGTTCGTCCGCTCCGAGCAGGTGATGGCCGTGCTGATGGCGCTGCGCACCATGATGGCCACGGCGGCCCGGGCCGACCACGACCACGGCCGGGCCGGATCGCACGGGCCGCCAGGCTTCGTGGTCGAGGCCCACCGTGCGCTGCTCGAGCGGCTGACCGAGGTCTTCGAGCCGTTCCGGGACCAGCTCACGGTACCCCCGGAGCGGGCCGCGCTGCTGCTCCGCACGCTGGTGCTCGGCTCCCGGCACCCCGGCATGCAGGCCGAGGACCGACTCTCCGCCGACGAGGTGGCCGAGGTGCTGCTGCACGGGATCCGCCGCGAGGGAGGTCGCTGA